GCTGGGCCGGTGACCGTCTTCGACCCGGCCGCGGAGCAGCACACGGCGGCGGCCACCGCTCCCCGGCCCCGCACCGCGGCCTTCTTCGACCTGGACAAGACGATCATCGCCAAGTCCAGCACGCTGGCGTTCAGCAAACCGTTCTTCAACCAGGGACTGCTGAACCGCCGTGCCGTGCTCAAGTCCAGCTATGCACAGTTCATCTATCTGCTCTCCGGTGCTGATCATGACCAGATGGACCGGATGCGCGCCCACATGACCAACATGTGCACCGGTTGGGACGTCGAACAGGTCAAGTCGATCGTCAATGAAACGCTGCACGACATCGTGACCCCGCTGGTTTTCGCCGAAGCCGCGGACCTGATCGCCGCGCACAAGTTGTGCGGCCGCGACGTGGTCGTGGTCTCCGCCTCCGGTGAGGAAATCGTGGCGCCGATCGCCCGCGCGCTCGGCGCCACGCATGCGATGGCGACCCGCATGGTCGTCGAGGACGGCCGGTACACCGGCGAGATAGCGTTCTACTGCTACGGCGAGGGCAAGGTGCAAGCGATCCGCGAGCTGGCCGCCCGGGAGGGCTACCTGCTGGAGCACTGCTACGCCTATTCCGACTCGATCACCGACCTGCCGATGCTCGACGCCGTCGGCCACCCCAGCGTGGTGAATCCCGACCGCGGATTGCGCAGGGAGGCCGTCGAGCGTGGTTGGCCCGTGCTGTCGTTCTCCCGGCCGGTGTCGCTGCGGGACCGCATCCCGGCGCCGTCGGGTGCCGCGATCGCGACCACTGCCGCGGTGGGGGTCAGCGCGCTGGCCGCCGGCGCGGTCACCTATACGTTGTTGCGCCGCTTCACCTTCTAGGAAGCCTTCTGCGAACCGGCGGGGCGATACGCAGCAAACACATCCGGGCATCGCTTCGCAACTTTTGCAAAATTGGGCCTTGCTGCGCTAAGGGACTAGTAGTACAAAGGAACCACGGAAGCCCGGTGAGGCCTAGGTCGATCCGGAAGAGAAGGTTCGATCTCCCGACCCGGGCGCCCAGCACGGTGCTCGGCACCCACGCGGAGTCATAGCCGCGATAATGGCAGAAGTGTTGCGGGCCTGCGTAATTGCGAATTGTGGACGGTGTCGACGGCCCTTTGGGTGGGGTTGCAACCGGAAGCGTCGCAAGATCGCCGAGGCCAACCCACGCAGCCCCGAAATGCACGCATGGTAACCGAGTTCCGTGTTAGCGGGCGGCGGACCGAATACTTCGGGTCGTCGCCCGCTTTGCATTGTCCGGTGACGTTCTGTCCCGCCCCGGCTATCGATTCAGCTACCGATTCGACATCGACTCCGCGATCGTCAGAGCCTCCTGCGCGCCGGCTCGCAGCGCCCGGCAGCACAACAGCAGCCAGCCACCCACCCCCTCCGCCGTGCCTCCGGCGAAGCCCTGGGCGGCGTCGCGGTAGTCGGCGGGCTGGCGCATCCAACTCACCTCGGGCACACCCAATCCGTGTGGATCGAGCCCGCTGGCGATGGTCACCAACCGCGACACCGCACGGGCAACCACGCCGTCCGCGCTGCCGAACGGCCGCAGCGTCAGCAGCTCGCCGTGCGCGACCGCGGCGATCACCGGTGCCGGCGCCTGGGTGCCACCGCTCACCAACTCCGCCAGCAACTCCAGCCGCGGCCCGACGCCGGCATCGGCGCGGGGTCGGCCCAGCCGCTCCTCGTCGACCTGGTCGGCCGCCGCCAGCACGTGCAGCCGGGCCAGCGCCTGCAGCGGTGCCCGCCGCCAAATCCCGACCAGGGGACCCTCGCCGCCCTCCAGTGCCTGGGCCACCCGCAGGGCCCCGCCGAACACCGGGTCGCTGACGGCCCCCGCGTCCGCGAGGTCTTCCAGCCGCACAGGGCCGCCGTCCAGCACCGACGAGGCGCGGGCGGCCCGCAACGCCGCCTCGGCGGCGGTCACCGGCCAGCCGCGCAGGTTGGCCCGGTGGCGATGCGCGCGGCCCAGAGCGTCGCGGGCCCGGTCGCTGGCCTCGGCGACGCCCGGCAACTCCATCAGCGGAGCCAGGGGATCAGCCGTCACAGGTTGCCAACCTATCCGGGCTTCGCCCGCGCTCGCGGAATGGCCTCCAGCAGCTGGCGCGTGTATTCGTGGCGGGGCCGGGTGAACAGCTCCTCCGTGGTGGCCTGTTCCACCACTCGGCCGGCGCGCATCACCAAGACGTCGTCGGCGATCTGCCGGATCACCGCCAGGTCGTGGCTGATGAACAGGTAGGTGAGGCCCAGCCCGGCCTGCAGGCCGGCGAGCAAATCCAAAATCTGCGCCTGCACCAGGACGTCGAGCGCGGAGACCGCCTCGTCGCACACCAGCACGTCGGGCCGCAACGCCAGCGCCCGAGCGATCGCCACCCGCTGGCGTTGGCCACCCGACAGCTCGCGGGGCAGCCGCCCCAGCACCGACGACGGCAGCGCCACCTGGTCGACGAGGTCGCGCACCGCGCGCTCGCGCTGGGCCCGGTCGCCGACGCGGTGAATGCGCAGCGGTTCCTCGATGGCGCGAAAGACCGTGTACATGGGATCCAGGCTGCTGTAGGGGTTTTGGAATACCGGCTGCACCCGCCGCCGGAAGGCCAATTGCTGATCGGGGTTCAGCGCGGCGTCGATGCGGGTGCCGTCGAAAACGACGGTGCCCGAACTGGGCGGCAAGAGCCCGAGCACCATCCGCGCCAGCGTGGATTTGCCCGAGCCCGATTCCCCGGCGATGGCCAGGGTGCTCGCCCGCCGCAGCCGAAACGAAACCCCCTCGACAGCAACGGATTCCGCTCGACGCCACGGCGCCCCGCGGGACTCGCGGTAAACCTTGGTCAGCTCCGAAGCGACGAGGATATCGTCGGACGCCCCAGGCTTTGTCGGACGCGGCCGGGCCGGGCTGCCGAGGGTCAGCGACGGCGCCGCGGCCACCAGCCGCCGGGTGTACTCGTGTTGCGGGTCACGCAAGATCGAATGCGCCGCACCGGATTCCACCACGGCTCCCTCTCGCATGACGACAACGGACTCGGCGCGTTCGGCGGCCAGCGCCAGGTCGTGGGTGATCAGCAGCAGCGCGGTGCCCAGTTCCGCGGTGAGCCCCTGCAGATGGTCGAGCACCTGCCGCTGCACGGTGACGTCGAGCGCCGACGTCGGCTCGTCGGCGATGAGCAGCCGCGGCCGGCCCGCCAACCCGATCGCGATCAGCGCCCGCTGGCACATGCCGCCGGACAACTGATGCGGATAGCGGCCCGCCTGTTTCGCCGGGTCCGGCATGCCCGCCTGGCCCAGCAACTCCACCGCCCGTCGACGCGTCCGACGGTCGGCGGTGTTGGCCCGCAAGGCTTCCGAGACCTGGAATCCGACCTTCCAGACGGGGTTGAGGTTGGTCATCGGGTCCTGGGGTATGTAGCCGATCTCACGGCCCCTGATCGCGCGCAGCGTCCGGAGGTCGGCCCCGGCGATGTCGGATCCGTCGAAGACGATGCGCCCGGCGGTGATCCGCCCGCCTGGAGGAAGCAGACCCAATATCGCGGCCGCCGTGGTCGTTTTCCCCGAGCCCGACTCGCCCACCACCGCGACGGTGTCGCCGGGCAGGACGGTGAGATCGACACCTCGGACGGCGGGCTGATCGCCGAAGCTGACGTTGAGGCCCTCGATGGCCAGCAGCGGTCTGACGCTCACGGCCGCCACGCCCGGGACGCCGGATCCAGGGCGTCGCGCAACGCGTCGCCCATCACCATGAAGGCCAGCACCGTGGTCGCGAGTGCGCCGGCGGGATAGAACAGGATGGGCGAGCCCGCCCGCAGCCGCGTCTGGGCGAGGTTGATGTCACCGCCCCAGGACACCACCGTGGTCGGCAGTCCCACGCCCAGGTAGGACAGCGTGGCCTCGGTGACGATGAAAACCCCCAGGGCGATGGTGGCCACCGCGATGACCGGGCCCAGCGCGTTGGGCACCGCGTGGCGCAGCAATATCTGAAAACGGCTCAGCCCCAAGGCCCTGGCGGCGAGCACGTACTCGCTGGCGCGCACCGCAAGGACCGATCCCCGCGCGATGCGGGCCACCTGCGGCCAGCCGAACAAGGCGAGGATGGTGATCACGGTCCACACCGTGCGGTGGTGCACAACCTGCATGAGCACGATGGCGGCCAGCAACAGCGGCAAGCCGAAGAAGACGTCGCTGACGCGGGAGACCACCGCGTCGATCCATCCGCCGTAGAAGCCGGCCAGCGCGCCGAGCGCGCCGCCGATCACGAACACGAGCAGGGCGGCCCCCACGCCGACGGTGACCGAGGCGCGCGCGCCGTAGACGGTGCGGGCGTAGACGTCGTGGCCCTGCAGGTCGGTGCCGAACCAGTGCGCGCGCGACGGCGGAAGCAGGCTCTGGGCGGGATCGGCGTAGCTGGGATCGGCCCCGGTGAACAACGCCGGAAACATCGCGACGGCAACGATGATCAGGATCAGCACGCCGGCGATGAGGAACTTCGGGCGCCCGCGCAACCCGCGC
This genomic interval from Mycobacterium sp. SMC-2 contains the following:
- a CDS encoding ABC transporter ATP-binding protein translates to MAAVSVRPLLAIEGLNVSFGDQPAVRGVDLTVLPGDTVAVVGESGSGKTTTAAAILGLLPPGGRITAGRIVFDGSDIAGADLRTLRAIRGREIGYIPQDPMTNLNPVWKVGFQVSEALRANTADRRTRRRAVELLGQAGMPDPAKQAGRYPHQLSGGMCQRALIAIGLAGRPRLLIADEPTSALDVTVQRQVLDHLQGLTAELGTALLLITHDLALAAERAESVVVMREGAVVESGAAHSILRDPQHEYTRRLVAAAPSLTLGSPARPRPTKPGASDDILVASELTKVYRESRGAPWRRAESVAVEGVSFRLRRASTLAIAGESGSGKSTLARMVLGLLPPSSGTVVFDGTRIDAALNPDQQLAFRRRVQPVFQNPYSSLDPMYTVFRAIEEPLRIHRVGDRAQRERAVRDLVDQVALPSSVLGRLPRELSGGQRQRVAIARALALRPDVLVCDEAVSALDVLVQAQILDLLAGLQAGLGLTYLFISHDLAVIRQIADDVLVMRAGRVVEQATTEELFTRPRHEYTRQLLEAIPRARAKPG
- a CDS encoding ABC transporter permease: MAERNGFWRDTWRGLRGRPKFLIAGVLILIIVAVAMFPALFTGADPSYADPAQSLLPPSRAHWFGTDLQGHDVYARTVYGARASVTVGVGAALLVFVIGGALGALAGFYGGWIDAVVSRVSDVFFGLPLLLAAIVLMQVVHHRTVWTVITILALFGWPQVARIARGSVLAVRASEYVLAARALGLSRFQILLRHAVPNALGPVIAVATIALGVFIVTEATLSYLGVGLPTTVVSWGGDINLAQTRLRAGSPILFYPAGALATTVLAFMVMGDALRDALDPASRAWRP
- a CDS encoding HAD-IB family hydrolase, with protein sequence MTVFDPAAEQHTAAATAPRPRTAAFFDLDKTIIAKSSTLAFSKPFFNQGLLNRRAVLKSSYAQFIYLLSGADHDQMDRMRAHMTNMCTGWDVEQVKSIVNETLHDIVTPLVFAEAADLIAAHKLCGRDVVVVSASGEEIVAPIARALGATHAMATRMVVEDGRYTGEIAFYCYGEGKVQAIRELAAREGYLLEHCYAYSDSITDLPMLDAVGHPSVVNPDRGLRREAVERGWPVLSFSRPVSLRDRIPAPSGAAIATTAAVGVSALAAGAVTYTLLRRFTF
- a CDS encoding oxidoreductase, with amino-acid sequence MTADPLAPLMELPGVAEASDRARDALGRAHRHRANLRGWPVTAAEAALRAARASSVLDGGPVRLEDLADAGAVSDPVFGGALRVAQALEGGEGPLVGIWRRAPLQALARLHVLAAADQVDEERLGRPRADAGVGPRLELLAELVSGGTQAPAPVIAAVAHGELLTLRPFGSADGVVARAVSRLVTIASGLDPHGLGVPEVSWMRQPADYRDAAQGFAGGTAEGVGGWLLLCCRALRAGAQEALTIAESMSNR